The following proteins are encoded in a genomic region of Sparus aurata chromosome 11, fSpaAur1.1, whole genome shotgun sequence:
- the LOC115591545 gene encoding slit homolog 1 protein-like, producing the protein MMDSYFRGTTWMILLVFTLPLLSCDDVCPSSCICKSGAVQCVDFTLTDIPKHLPLHTYLLQLDRTNMQVINERSLADLDLMLRFSLTHSHLHTIHQRAFHVAQQLKSVKLSYNDLSTFPARVFSPLTTLEQLHLNGNQFETLAPDMLEGLVELLDLDLSRNQLGNLSSDIFDGLTKLNFLNLGRNSIKKLPPTIFHSLTELQQLLIYNNELEVLEAGIFDRLVNLEELKLHHNQITSLPPQVFWSLRNLKILTLSSNRLTAIPEKSFYNMPLMRKLTIYNNPLLSLPDQLMGHMPDINEFYLYATNLTTVPGNLFANMSGLLTLNFHLNNWLSELPSDLFCCLPNLHKLSLKSNNLVYLHPQLFSRLTTLGILLLNENKLQSLPGNIFQGLGQVLTIDLQHNQLKTLPGDIFLSNKALTNLKLSDNPWNCTCSIRGFAKWIRQNEHGVLDRDDVLCHSPAYQLLRTLGSLSDDEFNFCDAKAPTTYFPTLKYLPEPTVTPFHTSSTTGQKTTAALTTTPPTTTPAPTQGATQRATTPITTTSTTTKTTHIIRRSHKSATFYDTLVIEQGPDFVHHSLHNGWVYVWFLPSDTSSTGVLMFCHIFLMATGLFLIITAMYSMYRLSKTMYELKAESASTPEEIMDLYLTLHVLLLLCSLNAVAWACPDGCKCQGPKVFCSGLSDFPSTVPSSTTTLYFSDCSIYFLKQEDLADFSNALSIFVIKDTVLREVRLGTFDSTTNIGALGFTGTELQDLPEDLFQNLQKLESLTLKSNRLLVLRPNWFSRLADLKVLDLSKNLFTSVPVETFHPLVELQYLTLSANNISQLSKDTFKGLSKLKTLRLNKNLIQELPIGIFDDLRNLEELSLHDNMITHLPQDLFTNTLKLQKLFLSNNRLTSLPQGIFLNLPLLTQISLYENQLESLGPGVFGPMALQDLWLYDNKLSHVEDDTFKNLTQLRLLVLSRNQISHVSTKAFSGLEMLGEVSLHTNRLTTLQAGTFQGLPRLINISLEHNFINSLPLGFLQGLSHLGQIDLRNNSFPNLPQESLDALTVASEVLLQQNPWRCDKDIMPLRDWLKQHPSKTNQTLVVCETPFSLNGEPVALLTDENVTLLSSTEPPVWTSTEKRRKPNTHPTRRSTSSPVVKTIPTSEYEEVTSGGQGEKETVFTDTSFILIIIAVVSTVIISTVIISCLCWKRNKRGRGNIGSRNKNSVL; encoded by the exons ATGATGGATTCTTATTTCAGAG GCACCACGTGGATGATACTCCTCGTCTTCACACTGCCACTCCTCAGCTGCGATGATGTCTGCCCCAGCAGCTGCATTTGTAAAAGTGGTGCTGTTCAGTGTGTCGACTTCACCCTCACAGATATACCAAAGCACCTGCCTCTCCACACGTACCTGCTGCAGCTAGATAGGACAAACATGCAAGTCATAAACGAGCGGAGCCTGGCAGACCTGGACCTCATGCTACGTTTCAGTCTGACTCACAGCCATCTGCACACCATCCATCAAAGGGCATTCCATGTCGCTCAACAGCTTAAGTCTGTCAAGCTGTCGTACAATGATCTCTCTACCTTTCCTGCTCGGGTTTTCAGTCCACTGACCACTCTGGAACAGCTGCATTTAAATGGGAACCAGTTCGAGACCTTAGCTCCAGACATGTTGGAAGGACTTGTTGAGTTGCTGGATCTGGACCTGAGCCGGAACCAACTGGGCAATCTTTCTTCAGATATTTTTGACGGGCTGACCAAACTCAACTTTCTGAACCTTGGCAGGAACTCTATCAAGAAGCTTCCCCCTACCATCTTTCACTCCTTGACTGAACTTCAGCAGCTCCTGATCTATAACAATGAGCTGGAGGTGCTAGAAGCTGGGATATTTGACCGACTTGTCAACCTGGAGGAGCTAAAACTGCACCATAACCAGATCACCAGCCTTCCCCCTCAGGTGTTCTGGTCCCTGAGGAACCTGAAGATCCTCACCTTGTCCTCCAACCGACTGACAGCAATCCCTGAAAAGTCCTTCTACAACATGCCCTTGATGAGAAAGCTTACCATTTACAACAACCCCCTATTATCTCTACCTGACCAGCTGATGGGTCACATGCCTGACATTAATGAATTTTATCTGTATGCCACCAACCTCACCACTGTTCCTGGAAATTTGTTTGCTAACATGTCCGGACTCCTGACCCTTAACTTCCATTTAAACAACTGGCTATCTGAATTGCCTTCAGACCTCTTCTGCTGCCTTCCCAACCTCCATAAGCTGTCACTGAAATCCAACAACCTTGTTTACCTGCATCCTCAGCTTTTCTCCAGGCTAACCACACTGGGCATACTGCTCCTTAATGAGAATAAGCTGCAAAGCCTTCCAGGAAACATCTTTCAGGGCCTTGGGCAGGTTCTGACGATTGATTTGCAACACAACCAACTCAAGACTCTACCAGGAGATATCTTCTTGTCAAATAAAGCTCTGACGAATCTTAAACTGAGTGACAACCCCTGGAACTGCACCTGTAGTATCAGAGGTTTTGCAAAATGGATAAGACAGAATGAGCATGGGGTTCTTGACAGAGACGATGTGCTGTGTCATAGTCCAGCGTACCAACTGCTGCGTACACTTGGCTCACTGTCTGATGACGAGTTCAACTTTTGCGACGCTAAAGCGCCCACGACTTACTTTCCAACGCTGAAATACCTGCCTGAGCCAACAGTGACACCATTCCACACAAGTTCAACCACTGGACAAAAAACCACTGCTGCTTTAACAACCACACCACCCACAACGACACCAGCCCCCACTCAAGGAGCTACCCAACGAGCCACCACCCCCATTACCACcacctcaacaacaacaaagacaactcACATAATCAGACGGTCTCACAAATCAGCCACTTTCTATGACACGTTGGTTATTGAGCAGGGACCCGACTTTGttcaccacagtcttcacaatGGATGGGTCTATGTGTGGTTTCTGCCTTCGGATACATCCTCGACTGGGGTCCTCATGTTTTGTCACATCTTTCTCATGGCAACAGGCTTGTTCCTCATTATTACTGCCATGTATAGCATGTATCGCCTCAGCAAGACCATGTATGAGCTAAAGGCTGAGTCGGCAAGTACTCCAGAG GAAATAATGGATCTGTACCTGACCCTTCACGTGCTCCTACTTCTCTGTTCTCTCAATGCTGTGGCTTGGGCGTGTCCGGATGGATGTAAATGTCAAGGACCCAAAGTCTTCTGCAGTGGCCTCTCAGACTTCCCCTCAACTGTTCCCTCATCTACCACCACCCTCTACTTCTCCGACTGTAGTATCTACTTCCTAAAACAAGAGGACCTGGCTGATTTCTCCAATGCCCTTAGCATCTTTGTGATTAAAGACACTGTCTTGAGGGAAGTGCGCCTTGGCACATTTGATTCCACCACGAACATAGGGGCCTTAGGGTTTACTGGCACCGAACTGCAAGATCTCCCTGAGGACTTATTCCAAAATCTTCAGAAGCTTGAGAGTCTGACTCTGAAGAGCAATAGGCTTCTGGTACTCCGACCTAACTGGTTTTCCCGGCTGGCAGATCTGAAAGTCCTTGACCTCAGTAAGAACCTGTTCACCTCTGTTCCTGTGGAAACTTTTCACCCTCTTGTCGAGCTGCAGTACTTAACACTTTCAGCAAACAATATCAGTCAACTGTCTAAAGACACATTCAAGGGTCTTTCTAAGCTGAAGACTTTACGACTTAACAAAAACTTAATACAGGAACTCCCCATTGGCATTTTTGATGACCTTAGAAACCTGGAGGAACTATCCCTACATGACAATATGATCACTCATCTCCCCCAAGACCTGTTCACTAATACTTTGAAACTCCAGAAGCTGTTCCTCTCTAACAACAGACTCACATCTCTTCCACAAGGGATCTTCTTAAACCTCCCCCTCCTTACCCAGATCTCCCTGTATGAAAACCAGCTGGAGAGTTTGGGACCAGGGGTGTTTGGACCCATGGCCCTGCAGGACTTGTGGCTGTATGACAACAAGCTGAGTCATGTGGAAGATGACACATTTAAGAACTTGACTCAGCTGCGTCTGCTGGTGCTCAGTCGCAACCAGATCAGCCACGTGTCCACCAAGGCTTTTAGCGGGTTGGAGATGCTGGGAGAGGTATCACTTCACACCAATCGGCTCACAACCCTTCAAGCTGGGACTTTCCAAGGTCTGCCCAGACTGATCAACATTTCCTTGGAGCACAACTTCATCAACTCCCTGCCTTTGGGTTTTCTTCAGGGCCTGAGCCATCTGGGACAGATAGACCTGCGAAATAACTCCTTTCCCAACCTGCCACAGGAGAGTCTAGATGCCCTCACAGTCGCATCTGAAGTACTCCTGCAGCAGAATCCCTGGAGGTGTGACAAGGATATTATGCCACTTAGAGACTGGCTGAAACAGCACCCATCCAAAACCAACCAAACTCTTGTGGTCTGTGAAACTCCTTTCAGTCTGAATGGCGAGCCAGTCGCTCTGCTGACTGATGAAAATGTGACACTTCTCAGCTCTACTGAGCCACCTGTTTGGACCTCAacggagaagaggaggaaacccAACACACATCCAACCAGACGAAGCACTTCCTCACCGGTTGTCAAGACCATCCCGACCTCAGAGTATGAGGAGGTCACCAGCGGAGGACAAGGAGAAAAGGAAACTGTTTTTACTGACACTTcattcatcctcatcatcattgCAGTAGTGTCCACTGTCATCATCAGCACTGTCATCATCAGCTGTCTGTGCTGGAAGAGGAACAAGAGAGGCAGAGGAAACATAGGTAGCAGAAATAAGAACTCTGTGCTGTAG